In Microbacterium laevaniformans, a single window of DNA contains:
- the tmk gene encoding dTMP kinase encodes MTRGIWVTFEGGDGTGKTTQATRLENWLREQQRTVVRTREPGGTEVGVLIREIVLHHRGEVAPRAEALLYAADRAQHVATLVRPALGRGDVVIQDRYLDSSVAYQGAGRVLDAEQVRDLSMWATEGALPDLTVLLDLDPAVARRRLDAADKPFDRLEAEKSAFHERVRDAFLALAAADPRRFLVLDAARSEDELAAAVRDRIRPLLA; translated from the coding sequence ATGACCCGCGGGATCTGGGTCACCTTCGAGGGCGGCGACGGCACCGGCAAGACCACGCAGGCCACGCGTCTGGAGAACTGGTTGCGTGAGCAGCAGCGCACGGTCGTGCGCACGCGCGAACCCGGCGGCACTGAGGTGGGTGTGCTCATCCGCGAGATCGTGCTGCACCATCGCGGCGAGGTCGCGCCGCGGGCCGAGGCGCTGTTGTACGCCGCGGACCGCGCCCAGCACGTGGCCACGCTCGTGCGGCCGGCGCTGGGGCGCGGCGACGTGGTGATTCAGGACCGCTATCTCGATTCCTCCGTGGCCTACCAGGGCGCGGGACGCGTGCTGGATGCCGAGCAGGTGCGGGATCTGTCGATGTGGGCCACCGAGGGGGCGCTGCCGGATCTGACGGTGCTGCTCGACCTCGACCCGGCTGTCGCGCGGCGGCGCCTCGACGCGGCGGACAAGCCCTTCGACCGTCTCGAGGCCGAGAAGAGCGCGTTCCATGAGCGGGTCCGCGACGCCTTCCTCGCCCTCGCGGCGGCCGATCCACGCCGCTTTCTCGTGCTCGACGCGGCACGGTCGGAGGACGAGCTCGCCGCCGCTGTCCGCGATCGCATCCGCCCTCTGCTGGCCTGA
- a CDS encoding DNA polymerase III subunit delta', giving the protein MSADSAIATADRSRAALPWGEVWGQDEALQQLQAAASDPSQLAHAWLITGPAGSGRSTLAAAFAAALIAEPGDEAAMRQVLAGTHPDLTALRTEGVIISIKDARALVERSYFSPSLGRYRVMVMEDADRMIERTSNVLLKALEEPPERTVWILCAPSEADLLPTIRSRVRTLRLREPDVADVARLIVARTGVDEQTAEQAARLSQRHIGMAVRLATDADARARRDETLRAVMSVRGVGSAVETAARIVQVATDDAKALTAERDDAEREALLRTLGITPGAAVPPAVRSQLSALEDDQKRRATRSLRDGIDRVLTDLESMFRDVLMLQFGRDDDLINRELADALAALAAAWSAPRTLVVLDAIAATRRNLEGNAAPTLALESMLVTVASGRTL; this is encoded by the coding sequence ATGAGTGCGGATTCGGCGATCGCCACGGCAGATCGATCCCGCGCCGCGTTGCCGTGGGGCGAGGTGTGGGGTCAGGACGAGGCGTTGCAGCAGCTGCAGGCCGCGGCATCCGATCCCAGTCAGCTCGCCCACGCCTGGCTGATCACCGGCCCCGCCGGGTCGGGACGCTCGACGCTGGCCGCGGCATTCGCCGCCGCGCTCATCGCTGAGCCGGGCGATGAGGCGGCCATGCGCCAGGTGCTCGCGGGAACGCACCCCGACCTCACGGCGCTGCGCACCGAGGGCGTCATCATCTCCATCAAGGACGCGCGCGCCCTCGTCGAACGCTCCTATTTCTCTCCGTCGCTGGGCCGGTACCGCGTCATGGTGATGGAAGACGCCGATCGCATGATCGAGCGCACCAGCAACGTGTTGCTCAAGGCGCTCGAGGAGCCGCCCGAGCGCACCGTGTGGATTCTCTGCGCGCCGAGCGAGGCCGACCTTCTGCCCACCATCCGCTCGCGCGTGCGCACTCTCCGCCTGCGCGAGCCCGACGTCGCGGACGTCGCCCGGCTCATCGTGGCGCGTACGGGCGTCGACGAGCAGACCGCCGAGCAGGCGGCGCGGCTGTCGCAGCGTCACATCGGCATGGCCGTGCGCCTTGCGACGGATGCCGACGCGCGGGCGCGCCGTGACGAGACCCTGCGCGCCGTGATGTCGGTGCGTGGCGTCGGGTCGGCCGTCGAGACGGCGGCGCGCATCGTTCAGGTCGCCACCGACGACGCCAAGGCGCTGACCGCCGAACGCGACGATGCCGAACGGGAGGCGTTGTTGCGGACGCTGGGCATCACTCCGGGAGCGGCGGTGCCGCCCGCCGTGCGCAGTCAGCTCAGCGCGCTGGAGGACGATCAGAAGCGTCGGGCCACCCGGAGTCTGCGTGACGGCATCGATCGCGTCCTGACCGACCTCGAGTCGATGTTCCGCGACGTTCTGATGCTGCAGTTCGGCCGCGACGACGATCTCATCAACCGCGAGTTGGCCGACGCGCTGGCAGCACTCGCGGCCGCGTGGAGCGCTCCGCGGACCCTCGTCGTGCTCGACGCGATCGCCGCCACCCGACGCAACCTGGAGGGCAACGCCGCCCCCACCCTGGCCCTGGAGAGCATGCTCGTGACCGTCGCGAGCGGGAGGACCCTGTGA
- the topA gene encoding type I DNA topoisomerase: MKSIQGYLGDGYEVLSSVGHIRDLADKKDIPAELKKTSVGKYSIDIENGFTPLYVESERGKKTVAELKRALKNADELLLATDEDREGEAIAWHLLEALKPKVPVKRMVFHEITKDAIRAAVDNTRELDLALVDAQETRRILDRLYGWDVSDVTRRKVGQGTSAGRVQSAATRLVVDRERERMAFVSASYWDVEALAASGQEPFATRLARLDGAPLARGTDFDDAGQLKKAVVVLTESQARELATAIETRGDATVTAVEAKPGTRSPKPPFTTSTLQQEAGRKLSMSAKHAMGVAQRLYEKGFITYMRTDSTALSTQAVTAARTQAVALYGDKAVPVNPRSYRNNSKNAQEAHEAIRPSGDAFRTPASVASSLDRDELRLYELIWKRTVASQMSDAKYETTTVTLETEAAGRTAAFTASGTVYTFKGFLEAYEEGRDEKRGDADKSDDQSLPALAVGDVLSLSDVEPKGHATSPKPRYTEASLVKALEEKGIGRPSTFASIIDVIINREYVTKRGQALVPSWLAFSVVRLLEEHFADLVDYDFTAALEDDLDAIARGEQQRVAWLNEFYFGSENHVGLRHILDNLGEIDAREINATKIGDVATLRFGRYGPYLDVPNDDGTTRIVNVPSDLAPDELTPDKARELIDAPIAGDRVLGQNPDNGRDIVVKDGRFGPYLEEVLPADPESEPEPVATEGAPKKRVAKKKVEAPKPRRASLFKSMSPETIDLETALKLFSLPRTVGVDPETQTPITAQNGPYGPYLKKGTDSRSLTSEDQIFDITLEQALEIYAQPKYANRAASFLKEFEADPVSGKPIRIKDGRFGAYVTDGTTNVTIPRGQTADDITFEVAVQMLADKRAKGPAPKRTTRRATTTRKPAAKKK; the protein is encoded by the coding sequence ATGAAGTCGATCCAGGGATACCTGGGCGACGGATACGAGGTGCTCAGCTCGGTCGGTCACATTCGTGACCTTGCGGACAAGAAGGACATTCCCGCCGAACTGAAGAAGACCTCGGTCGGGAAGTACTCGATCGACATCGAGAACGGCTTCACTCCTCTGTACGTGGAGAGCGAGCGCGGCAAGAAGACCGTCGCCGAACTCAAGCGCGCCCTGAAGAACGCCGACGAGCTCCTGCTCGCAACCGATGAAGACCGCGAAGGCGAAGCCATCGCGTGGCACCTCCTGGAGGCACTCAAGCCCAAGGTCCCCGTCAAGCGCATGGTGTTCCACGAGATCACCAAGGACGCCATCCGCGCCGCCGTCGACAACACCCGCGAGCTCGATCTCGCGCTGGTCGACGCTCAGGAGACACGCCGCATCCTCGACCGCCTGTACGGGTGGGACGTGTCCGACGTCACCCGGCGCAAGGTCGGTCAGGGCACCTCCGCCGGGCGCGTGCAGTCGGCGGCCACCCGCCTGGTCGTCGATCGCGAGCGTGAGCGGATGGCGTTCGTCTCGGCCTCCTACTGGGATGTGGAGGCACTCGCCGCCTCCGGACAGGAGCCCTTCGCCACGCGCCTCGCCCGCCTCGACGGCGCGCCGCTGGCCCGCGGCACCGACTTCGACGACGCCGGTCAGCTCAAGAAGGCCGTCGTCGTGCTGACGGAGTCGCAGGCGCGTGAACTTGCCACCGCGATCGAGACGCGAGGCGACGCCACCGTCACCGCCGTCGAAGCCAAGCCCGGCACCCGCAGCCCGAAGCCGCCGTTCACCACCTCCACCCTGCAGCAGGAGGCCGGACGCAAGCTCTCGATGAGCGCCAAGCACGCCATGGGCGTCGCGCAGCGGCTCTACGAGAAGGGTTTCATCACCTATATGCGCACCGACTCGACGGCCCTGTCGACGCAGGCCGTCACCGCCGCGCGCACCCAGGCCGTCGCCCTGTACGGCGACAAGGCCGTCCCGGTCAACCCGCGCAGCTACCGCAACAACAGCAAGAACGCGCAGGAGGCCCACGAGGCGATCCGCCCCTCCGGTGATGCGTTCCGCACCCCGGCATCCGTCGCGTCCTCGCTCGACCGCGACGAGCTGCGTCTGTACGAGCTCATCTGGAAGCGCACCGTCGCCTCGCAGATGTCGGATGCGAAGTACGAAACGACCACGGTGACGCTCGAGACCGAAGCCGCAGGTCGGACGGCCGCCTTCACCGCATCGGGCACCGTCTACACCTTCAAAGGCTTCCTCGAGGCCTACGAAGAGGGACGGGACGAGAAGCGCGGCGACGCGGACAAGTCCGACGATCAGTCCCTTCCGGCGCTCGCCGTCGGCGACGTGCTCTCTCTGAGCGACGTCGAGCCCAAGGGCCATGCGACGAGCCCGAAGCCCCGCTACACCGAGGCTTCGCTGGTCAAGGCGCTCGAGGAGAAGGGGATCGGCCGCCCATCCACCTTCGCGAGCATCATCGACGTCATCATCAATCGCGAGTACGTCACCAAGCGGGGCCAGGCGCTGGTTCCGAGCTGGCTCGCGTTCAGCGTCGTCCGACTGCTCGAGGAGCACTTCGCCGACCTCGTGGACTACGACTTCACCGCGGCGCTCGAAGACGATCTCGACGCGATCGCCCGCGGCGAGCAGCAGCGGGTCGCGTGGTTGAACGAGTTCTACTTCGGCTCCGAGAACCACGTCGGTCTGCGCCACATCCTCGACAACCTCGGCGAGATCGACGCGCGTGAGATCAACGCCACCAAGATCGGCGACGTCGCCACGCTCCGCTTCGGACGCTACGGGCCGTACCTCGACGTGCCCAACGATGACGGCACGACGCGCATCGTCAACGTCCCGAGCGATCTGGCCCCCGACGAGCTCACCCCCGACAAGGCTCGTGAGCTCATCGACGCGCCAATCGCCGGCGACCGGGTGCTCGGGCAGAACCCGGACAACGGGCGGGACATCGTCGTCAAGGATGGACGCTTCGGTCCCTACCTCGAAGAGGTGCTGCCCGCCGATCCCGAGTCCGAGCCCGAGCCGGTCGCGACCGAAGGCGCCCCCAAGAAGCGCGTCGCCAAGAAGAAGGTCGAAGCGCCCAAGCCGCGCCGTGCGTCGCTGTTCAAGAGCATGTCGCCCGAGACCATCGACCTCGAGACCGCTCTGAAGCTCTTCTCGCTGCCGCGCACCGTCGGCGTCGACCCGGAGACGCAGACTCCGATCACGGCCCAGAACGGCCCCTATGGCCCGTACCTGAAGAAGGGCACGGACTCGCGCTCGCTCACGAGCGAGGACCAGATCTTCGACATCACGCTCGAGCAGGCGCTGGAGATCTATGCGCAGCCCAAGTACGCGAACCGCGCCGCGAGCTTCCTGAAGGAGTTCGAGGCCGACCCCGTGTCGGGCAAGCCCATCCGCATCAAGGATGGCCGGTTCGGCGCGTACGTGACCGACGGCACCACGAATGTCACCATCCCGCGTGGGCAGACCGCCGATGACATCACGTTCGAGGTCGCCGTGCAGATGCTGGCGGACAAGCGCGCCAAAGGTCCCGCGCCCAAGCGCACCACCCGGCGAGCGACGACCACGCGCAAGCCGGCCGCCAAGAAGAAATGA
- a CDS encoding alpha/beta hydrolase: MTETPRRPRRTLIRRALVAVASVAAASTMLTGCLYAAIPPESATTPAPSRQPDVDGVPAGFEQFYGQALDWKACAGTDAGRFDCTTVTAPLDWSDPAVGTIDLAVIRRAATDGVPIGSLLTNPGGPGASGYDLIAQSSSFAVGSALSNAYDVIGFDPRGVGRSTAVRCFDPSAMDAYLFDIPADPRGSQGWTDELTARNRDFVAACEANSGGILPYITTDNAARDMDLLRAVLGDSKLYYLGYSYGTFLGATYAKLFPERVGRLVLDGAIDPSVSGLDVSTTQAIGFESALRAYMTDCLQSRSCPFSGMVDEGMAALGTLLASVDRVPLTASDGRKLGADTLMTAIIAALYSQDSWTYLSTALSDALAGKPDTAFQLADFYYARSNGTYQDNSTEAFRAYNCMDYPLDTAQADKDAADALVKQKAPTIAPYWQGVDVCEVWPYPPTGVREKITADGAAPIVVVGTTNDPATPYAWSVSLAQQLSSGVLITRQGEGHTGYNKGNACVDTAVESYLVDGTVPTNGLTC; this comes from the coding sequence GTGACCGAGACACCCCGCCGTCCCCGCCGAACTCTCATCCGCCGTGCGCTGGTCGCGGTCGCATCCGTCGCCGCGGCATCCACGATGCTCACCGGATGCCTCTATGCGGCGATTCCGCCCGAGAGCGCGACCACGCCGGCGCCGAGCCGCCAGCCCGACGTCGACGGCGTTCCGGCCGGGTTCGAGCAGTTCTACGGGCAGGCGCTCGACTGGAAGGCGTGCGCCGGAACCGATGCCGGTCGCTTCGACTGCACCACGGTGACGGCCCCGCTGGACTGGTCCGACCCTGCCGTCGGGACGATCGATCTCGCCGTCATCCGACGCGCCGCGACGGACGGGGTGCCGATCGGCTCACTCCTGACCAACCCGGGAGGTCCGGGCGCGAGCGGGTACGACCTCATCGCCCAGTCCTCGTCGTTCGCGGTGGGCTCCGCGCTGTCGAACGCCTACGACGTCATCGGTTTCGACCCCCGCGGCGTCGGCCGCTCGACCGCGGTGCGGTGTTTCGACCCGTCAGCGATGGACGCCTACCTCTTCGACATTCCCGCCGATCCGCGCGGCAGCCAGGGGTGGACCGACGAGCTGACGGCGCGAAACCGCGACTTCGTCGCGGCCTGCGAGGCCAACAGCGGCGGCATCCTGCCGTACATCACCACCGACAATGCGGCGCGCGACATGGATCTGCTGCGCGCCGTGCTCGGGGACAGCAAACTCTACTATCTCGGCTACTCCTACGGCACCTTCCTGGGCGCGACCTACGCGAAGCTGTTCCCCGAACGGGTCGGACGACTCGTGCTCGACGGCGCGATCGATCCGTCGGTTTCCGGGCTCGACGTGAGCACGACGCAGGCGATCGGGTTCGAGTCGGCGCTGCGGGCGTACATGACGGACTGTCTGCAGAGCCGCAGCTGTCCGTTCTCCGGCATGGTCGATGAGGGCATGGCGGCGCTCGGCACCCTGTTGGCCAGCGTCGACCGCGTGCCGCTCACCGCTTCGGACGGCCGCAAGCTCGGCGCCGACACGCTGATGACGGCGATCATCGCCGCCCTGTACTCGCAGGACAGCTGGACGTATCTGTCCACCGCTCTGTCGGATGCCCTCGCCGGCAAGCCCGACACGGCGTTCCAGCTCGCGGACTTCTATTACGCGCGCTCCAACGGCACCTACCAGGACAACTCCACCGAGGCGTTCCGTGCCTACAACTGCATGGACTACCCGCTCGACACCGCGCAGGCCGACAAGGATGCCGCCGACGCGCTCGTGAAGCAGAAGGCGCCGACGATCGCCCCGTACTGGCAGGGCGTCGACGTCTGCGAGGTGTGGCCGTATCCGCCCACCGGCGTGCGTGAGAAGATCACCGCCGATGGGGCGGCTCCGATCGTCGTCGTCGGCACGACGAACGACCCGGCCACCCCGTACGCGTGGTCGGTGTCGCTCGCGCAGCAGCTGTCTTCGGGCGTGCTGATCACCCGCCAAGGCGAGGGCCACACCGGCTACAACAAGGGCAACGCCTGCGTCGACACGGCCGTGGAGTCCTATCTCGTCGACGGTACCGTGCCGACCAACGGCCTCACCTGCTGA
- a CDS encoding pilus assembly protein TadB, whose translation MKAAPADATEAAETLQRLAVLLEAGVAPAQAWSLLAEDGDATALRLLDEAAPDGGGDAEGVPPPQHHPLLDPTENMDRLGGAWTDVAVAWRVAQTVGAPLAPSLRQFAGALRSAAEMRDDVAVALADPRATARLVAWLPAVAILLGIALGFDVAAVLVHPAGIGCIATGAALMLAARLWTARLVARAEPDRRLAGLQSEIVAIALSGGVSVERALAVTTAAGAGEIEADVHAMLRLSRRAGARAVELLRADAAEQRRRARTDGRLRAARLSSRLLLPMGVCTLPAFLLLGVAPLLISVLSGSTPLLTSAGSPAA comes from the coding sequence ATGAAGGCTGCCCCGGCTGACGCCACGGAGGCCGCCGAGACGTTGCAGAGGCTCGCCGTCCTGCTGGAGGCCGGTGTCGCGCCGGCGCAGGCGTGGTCACTGTTGGCGGAGGACGGCGATGCCACGGCGCTGCGCCTCCTCGACGAGGCTGCGCCCGACGGCGGAGGGGACGCGGAGGGCGTTCCCCCTCCGCAGCACCACCCGCTGCTCGATCCGACGGAGAACATGGATCGGCTGGGAGGGGCGTGGACCGACGTCGCGGTGGCCTGGCGCGTCGCCCAGACGGTCGGAGCTCCGCTGGCGCCGAGTCTTCGCCAGTTCGCCGGCGCGCTGCGATCAGCTGCCGAGATGCGCGATGACGTCGCCGTGGCCCTTGCCGACCCTCGGGCCACGGCGCGCCTCGTCGCGTGGTTGCCTGCCGTCGCGATCCTTCTCGGGATCGCCCTCGGATTCGACGTGGCCGCGGTGCTGGTGCACCCGGCCGGAATCGGCTGCATCGCCACCGGCGCCGCGCTCATGCTCGCAGCGCGCCTCTGGACGGCGCGCCTCGTCGCTCGGGCGGAGCCCGACAGGCGGCTGGCGGGACTGCAGAGCGAGATCGTGGCGATCGCTCTCAGCGGGGGCGTGTCGGTCGAGCGCGCCCTCGCCGTGACCACCGCTGCGGGCGCGGGCGAGATCGAAGCCGACGTCCACGCGATGCTTCGGCTCTCACGACGTGCCGGTGCGCGCGCGGTGGAGTTGCTGCGTGCGGACGCGGCAGAGCAGCGTCGCAGGGCGCGCACGGACGGCCGGCTGCGCGCCGCTCGCCTCAGCTCTCGGCTGCTCCTGCCGATGGGTGTCTGCACCCTGCCCGCCTTCCTTCTGCTCGGCGTCGCGCCCCTGCTGATCTCGGTCCTCAGCGGGTCGACGCCTCTCCTCACGTCCGCGGGATCGCCGGCGGCCTGA
- a CDS encoding TadA family conjugal transfer-associated ATPase, which translates to MSEPFVAHRRGTRRVPEAVRRFVVDERGVESVARVRADAAEPAMASGPVPLRRARRRRLPDHPALDPLHHLLSDPEVTDVFINGTDGLFVDRGAGAVPVVEWRADADELRALAVALVGIGGRHLDDASPVVDVRWEHGARVHAVLPPVACTGTAISIRLPQVDVPDLDELARRGLCDAETHRRLEKLVAARRNILVSGATGAGKTTLLSALLGLVPPHERIVTIEDVAELRVDHPHHVRLEARQPNLEGAGAVPLSRLVREALRMRPDRLVVGECRGEEVRELLTALNTGHEGGAGTVHVGRIADLPARLEALGALAGMDDRALARHVVSAIGVVVHVERGPDGIRRVVGFARPGLDGHGRLEMAAVP; encoded by the coding sequence ATGTCCGAGCCTTTCGTCGCCCACCGCCGCGGCACACGTCGCGTTCCGGAGGCGGTACGCCGGTTCGTCGTCGATGAGCGTGGCGTCGAGTCCGTCGCGCGTGTCCGCGCCGACGCGGCGGAGCCCGCGATGGCGTCGGGGCCGGTTCCGCTGCGTCGTGCGCGACGCCGGCGCCTTCCCGATCACCCGGCCCTCGACCCCCTTCATCACCTCCTGAGCGATCCCGAGGTGACGGACGTGTTCATCAACGGCACGGACGGCCTGTTCGTCGACCGCGGCGCCGGGGCCGTGCCGGTCGTCGAGTGGCGGGCGGATGCCGATGAGCTGCGCGCGCTGGCCGTCGCGCTCGTCGGAATCGGCGGGCGCCACCTCGACGACGCCTCGCCCGTGGTCGACGTGCGGTGGGAGCACGGCGCGCGCGTGCACGCCGTGCTTCCCCCTGTCGCGTGCACGGGCACGGCCATATCGATCCGTCTGCCGCAGGTCGACGTCCCCGATCTCGACGAGCTCGCCCGTCGCGGCCTCTGCGATGCCGAGACCCACAGGCGGCTCGAGAAGCTCGTGGCGGCGCGTCGCAACATCCTGGTGTCGGGCGCGACGGGTGCGGGCAAGACTACGCTGCTGTCGGCGTTGTTGGGTCTGGTACCGCCGCACGAGCGAATCGTCACGATCGAGGACGTCGCCGAGTTGCGGGTGGACCATCCGCACCATGTGCGTCTCGAAGCGCGCCAACCGAATCTCGAAGGCGCCGGCGCCGTTCCGCTGTCGCGTCTCGTCCGCGAAGCCCTGCGGATGCGGCCCGATCGGCTGGTCGTCGGAGAGTGTCGTGGCGAGGAGGTCCGCGAACTGCTGACCGCCCTGAACACGGGTCACGAGGGCGGCGCGGGCACGGTGCACGTCGGCCGTATCGCCGATCTGCCCGCTCGGCTCGAAGCGCTGGGCGCTCTCGCCGGAATGGACGATCGGGCGCTCGCGCGCCACGTCGTCAGCGCGATCGGTGTCGTGGTGCACGTCGAGCGCGGTCCGGACGGCATTCGTCGCGTGGTCGGTTTCGCCCGGCCCGGGCTCGACGGCCATGGTCGGTTGGAAATGGCGGCCGTGCCATGA
- a CDS encoding DUF4244 domain-containing protein: protein MFHPSPITLTSGGATALPPLTLRRARELYSDESGAATAEYAVATMAAVAFAGLLVMIMRSDEVRGILTDLVRRALTVA, encoded by the coding sequence ATGTTCCATCCTTCGCCCATCACGCTCACGAGCGGCGGGGCCACCGCTCTGCCGCCGCTCACGCTGCGACGTGCGCGCGAGCTCTACTCCGACGAGTCGGGGGCGGCCACTGCGGAGTACGCCGTGGCCACCATGGCCGCCGTGGCCTTCGCCGGGCTGCTCGTCATGATCATGCGCAGCGATGAGGTCCGCGGCATCCTCACCGACCTCGTCCGCCGCGCACTGACGGTCGCATGA
- a CDS encoding methionine ABC transporter permease: MDRLITLLPQLWDATVETLYVASAGLLLGGLGGLVLGMALYATRAGSLFPHRVVFGVLNVIVNTFRPIPFIILLAAVQPIARGIGLPGIGVPFAIFAITIASLFAISRIVEQNLLTVRPGVVEAARAAGASRSRILFRLIPREALGPLLLGYTFVVVALVDMTAMAGAIGAGGLGEFAINYGFKQFNPWVTWSAVLVIIVIVQLVQFVGNALARRVLRR; encoded by the coding sequence GTGGATAGGCTCATCACTCTTCTGCCGCAGCTCTGGGACGCGACGGTCGAGACCCTCTACGTCGCCTCCGCCGGGCTGCTGCTCGGCGGCCTCGGCGGCCTGGTGCTCGGAATGGCGCTCTACGCCACGCGGGCCGGCAGCCTCTTTCCCCACCGCGTGGTGTTCGGGGTTCTCAACGTCATCGTGAACACTTTCCGTCCGATACCGTTCATCATTCTGCTCGCCGCCGTCCAACCGATCGCCCGCGGCATCGGACTTCCCGGCATCGGCGTGCCGTTCGCGATCTTCGCGATCACGATCGCGTCGCTGTTCGCGATCAGTCGCATCGTCGAACAGAACCTGCTGACGGTGCGCCCGGGCGTGGTGGAGGCTGCGCGCGCCGCGGGAGCGAGCCGCTCCAGGATCCTGTTCCGACTGATCCCGCGCGAGGCGCTCGGCCCGCTCCTGCTGGGTTACACCTTCGTCGTCGTCGCCCTCGTGGACATGACGGCGATGGCCGGCGCCATCGGCGCGGGCGGTCTCGGCGAGTTCGCCATCAACTACGGCTTCAAACAGTTCAACCCGTGGGTGACGTGGTCGGCGGTGCTCGTGATCATCGTCATCGTGCAGCTCGTGCAGTTCGTGGGCAACGCCCTCGCTCGACGCGTCCTGCGTCGTTAG
- a CDS encoding helicase — protein MAGSAVALGALAVAAAAAVGVGAVGAASVHSARAAGAADAAALAAADAVTGAAVGVPCDRAAEVAASVGAELVACAVVEMTATVRVRVGGGLLGAEARARAGPPSGRE, from the coding sequence ATGGCCGGGTCCGCCGTCGCGCTCGGCGCTCTCGCCGTCGCCGCGGCGGCAGCGGTGGGAGTCGGCGCGGTCGGCGCCGCCTCGGTCCACTCCGCTCGCGCGGCGGGAGCGGCCGACGCCGCGGCTCTCGCCGCCGCGGATGCCGTGACCGGAGCTGCGGTCGGCGTGCCGTGCGATCGCGCGGCCGAGGTGGCCGCCTCCGTGGGGGCGGAACTCGTCGCGTGCGCGGTCGTCGAGATGACCGCCACCGTTCGCGTCCGCGTCGGCGGCGGCCTGCTCGGCGCCGAAGCCCGCGCGCGCGCCGGACCGCCGTCGGGGAGGGAATGA
- a CDS encoding pilus assembly protein, which translates to MIRRCDDGGSATAEFAVIVPAVVLLIALTAGSLSAVGRLVRLEQAVAQAARLAARGEPDRVAELVATIADARLDAIAADGDLVCVTASAGVRVPLPLPELSARSCALDGGR; encoded by the coding sequence ATGATCCGCCGGTGCGATGACGGCGGATCCGCGACTGCCGAATTCGCCGTCATCGTGCCCGCGGTGGTCCTTCTCATCGCCCTGACCGCGGGCTCTCTGAGTGCCGTGGGTCGCCTCGTGCGTCTGGAGCAGGCGGTTGCACAGGCCGCGCGACTCGCCGCTCGCGGCGAGCCCGATCGGGTGGCCGAGCTCGTTGCGACCATCGCCGATGCGCGTCTCGATGCGATCGCCGCGGACGGCGACCTCGTCTGCGTGACGGCCTCCGCCGGCGTCCGCGTGCCGTTGCCCCTTCCCGAGCTGAGCGCGCGCTCCTGCGCTCTTGACGGCGGCCGGTGA